GTTACCACACGTCGGACACGGTGATGCGGCTCGACGCGCTGCCCGCGCGGATGGTGATCATCGGCAGCGGGTTCATCGCCGCGGAGTTCGCGCACGTGTTCCGCTCGTTCGGGGTCGAGGTCACGCTGGTGGCCCGGTCCGGCGCGTTGCTGCGCAGCGAGGACTTCGACATCAGCGAGCGGTTCACCGAGCTGGCGGCACAGCGGTTCGACGTGCGGCTCAACCGGAAGGCGGTGCGGGTGCGGCCGTCGGGCACGGGTGTCGCGGTGGAGCTGGAGGGGCCGGCCGGCGCCGAGACCGTCGAGGCGGACGAGCTGCTGATCGCCATCGGGCGCCGTCCGAACACCGACCTGCTGGACGTCGCCGCGACCGGCGTGACGACGACCGAGACGGGGCACGTGGTGGTCGACGACCACCAGGAGACCGCGGTCGAAGGCATCTACGCGCTGGGCGACATCTCGTCGCCGTACGAGCTGAAGCACGTGGCGAACCACGAGGCGCGGGTCGTGCAGCACAACCTGCTGAACCCGGAGTCGCCGATCACGGCCGACCACCGGTTCGTGCCGCACGCGGTGTTCACGTCGCCGCAGATCGCCTCGGTGGGCCTGACCGAGCAGGAGGCGCGGGAGCGGGGCGTCGAGTACGTGACGTCCAAACAGGACTACGCGGGCATCGCGTACGGCTGGGCGATGGAGGACACCAGCGGTTTCGCGAAGCTGCTGGCCGACCCGTCGACCGGGCAGCTGATCGGGGCGCACATCATCGGCCCGCAGGCGCCGACGGTGATCCAGCCGCTGATCCAGGCGATGAGCTTCGGCCTCGACGCGAAGTCCATGGCGCGCGGCCAGTACTGGATCCACCCGGCGATGCCGGAGCTGATCGAGAACGCGCTGCTGAACCTGCCGCTCTGAGCGCCCGCCCGGCGCGCTTCCGCGACGGAAGTGCGCCGGAGGTCAGACGTAGCGCGGCCGGCCCGCGAAGAAGCCGAACACCATCTGCCCTGCCACCACGGCCAGCAGCATCGCGAACGGCACGCTCCACCCGTGCGTCACGTCGTGCAGCAGGCCGAACAGGAACGGGCCCACCGCGGCCAGCAGGTAGCCGATCCCCTGCGCCATCGCGGACAGCTTCGCCGTCTCCGCGCCCGTGCGGGCCCGCAGCGCGATCGTGGTCAGCGCGAGCGAGAACACGGCCATCCCGATGCCCAGGAAGATCGACCACAGCAGCGGCGCGGCCTCCGGCGCGACCATCAGGCCGATCACGCCCGCGATGCCGAACACGCCGAGCAGCAGGATCCACCCACTCTGACTGCCCCGCTTCGCGGCCAGCGGCGGCACGATCAGGCTCACCGGCAGGCCGAGCAGCGACACCAGGCCCATCAGCAGACCCGCGTCGGCGCGATTGACGCCAGCGTCCATCAGCACCTGCGGCAGCCAGCCCATCACGATGTAGGCCAGGCAGGCCTGCATGCCGAAGAAGATCGTCACGACCCAGGCCAGCGGGCTGCGGAACAGCGACCGCGCGGCGGTCGCGTTCTCAGCGGACGTCGGCCCGCCGGGCCGGGTGCGCGCGGCGACCAGCCACAGCACGAGCGCCGCCACGGCCAGCACCGCCCAGCTGCCGAGCCCGGGCCGCCACCCGCCGAACGCGCTGTCCAGCGGCGGGGTCAGGGCGGAGCCAAGCGCGCCGCCTGCTTGCAGCGCGCCGGTGTAGAGGCCGGTCATCAGGCCGATCCGCGTCGCGAAGGACTCCTTGACCACGACCGGGATCAGCACGTTCGCGAGCGCGATCCCCGCGGTGCCGATCAGCGTCCCGCCCAGCACCACCAGCGGTCCGTCGAGCACCCGCAGCATCAGGCCGCCGGCGAGCAACGCGAGCGCGAGCGCTACGGCCGCCGCGATCCCCAGTCGGCGGGCGACCAGCGGAGCGGTCAGGCCGGCGAGCGCGAAGCACAGGCCGGGCATGGTCGTCAGCGCGCCGGCCCACGTCGCGGAGGCCCCCAGCGTGTCCTGCATCTCGTCGAGCACCGCGCCGACACTGGTCACCGCAGGCCGCAGGTTCAGCGCGGCCAGCAGGACCGCCACGCCGAGCAGCCCGGTGCCGATGAGCACCCTGGACGCGGGGACCCGCGTCTTCTCCTGCACCGATGCCTCATCATTGACCGTCACAGAGGCTAGTATGACAAACGTAGGATGATCGGGTGAAGGGATATCCCCGTGCCACTCGCCACGACCCGCCGGACCGGTCTCGTCGACCAGGTGATCGGGCAGCTCAGGGACGCCATCGCACAGGGCGAATGGCCGATCGGGCAACGGATACCCACCGAGGCGGCGCTCGCCGAAAGCCTCGGTGTGGGTCGCAACACGGTTCGCGAAGCTGTGCGCGCGCTCGCGCACAGCGGGCTGCTGGAGGTGCGTCAGGGCGACGGCACCTACGTGCGCGCGACGAGTGAGGTCTCTGGCGCGATCCGCCGGCTCTGCGGCTCGGAGCTGCGCGAGGTGCTCGGCGTGCGGCGCGCGCTGGAGGTCGAGGCCGCGCGGCTGGCGGCGACCGTCCGCACCGACGAGGAACTGGCCGCCATAACCGAACTGCTGGATCGGCGCGACGCGGCCTACCGCGTCGAGGAGATCGAGACGTACGTGCGCGCCGACACCGAGTTCCACCTCGCCGTCGTGCGGGCCGCCCACAACGACCTGCTCACCGAGCTCTACCGCGGGATCCTGGAGGCCGTGACCGCGAGCGTCGCGGCCACGACGGACACCCGCCTGCCGGAGTCGGAGGCGATCGGCCACCGCGGCCTGCTGGAGGCCATCGCGGCGCGCGACGCCGAGCGCGCGATGGCCGAGGCCGCGGGCTTCCTGGACTCCTTGATCAGGGAAGCGTGAGGATCTCCGCGCCGGTCGCGGTCACCACCAGGGTGTGCTCGAACTGGGCCGTCCAGCTCTTGTCCTTGGTGGTGACCGTCCAGTCGTCGTCCCAGATGTCGTAGTCGATGGCGCCCAGGGTGATCATCGGCTCGATCGTGAAGGTCATGCCCTCCTCGATCACCGTGGTCACCGACGGGTCCTCGTAGTGCAGCACGGTCGGCGCGGTGTGGAAGGCCGGGCCGACGCCGTGGCCGGTGAAGTCGCGCACCACGCCGTAGCCGAAGCGCTTGGCGTAGGACTCGATGACGCGGCCGATCACGTTCAGCTGGCGGCCCGGCCGCACGGCCTTGATCGCACGCATCGTCGCCTCGTGGGTGCGCTCGACCAGCAGCCGCACCTCCTCCGACACGTCACCGGCGCAGAACGTGGCGTTCGTGTCGCCGTGCACGCCGCCGATGTAGGCGGTGACGTCGATGTTGCAGATGTCGCCGTCCTGGATCACCGTCGAGTCCGGGATGCCGTGGCAGATGACCTCGTTGAGCGAGGTGCAGCAGGACTTCGGGAAGCCGCGGTAGCCGAGGGTCGACGGGTAGGCGTTGTGGTCGAGCAGGAACTCGTGCACCACCTTGTCGACGTCGTCGGTGGTGTTGCCCGGCTTGACGGCCTTGCCGCCCTCCTCCAGCGCCTGCGCGGCGATCTTGCCCGCCACGCGCATGGCCTCGATGACCTCGGGCGTGCGCACTCCGTTGCCGGTGTCCCGCTTCGGCGCCGGCTTGTCCACGTATTCGGGGCGCGGAATGCTGGCTGGCACGGGGCGGCGCGGCGTCTGGACGCCAGGGGTCAACGGAGCACGCAGGGACATGACTCCACCCTACGACCCCCGCGAGCGGCGCGGCCGTGAGCCCGGTCAGAACAGCACGGTCGCGTACCGGCCGACCTGGCTGAACCCGATGCGCCGGTACGCGGCGAGCGCGGGGCTGTTGAAGCTGTTCACGTACAGGCTGGCGGTGCGGCCGAGCCCGTTGACGAGCCGGCTCACCACGGCCGCCGTGCCGGACGTGCCCAGGCCGTGGCCGCGCCGGTCCGGCCGCACCCAGACCCCCTGGATCTGGCCGACGCTGCGGGACATCGCGCCGATCTCGGCCTTGAACACGACCTCGCCGTTCTCGAACCGGGCGAAGGCGCGGCCGCTGGAGATCAGTTCCGCGACGCGGGCGCGGTAGCTCACGCCACCGTCACCGGCGCGCGGGTCGACGCCGACCTCCTCGATGAACATCGAGATCGCGGCAGGCAGGTACCGCTCCAGCTCGTCCGGGCGCACCGGCCGCACCAGCGGGTCCGGCTCCACCGCAGGCTGGGCGTCCATCGCCATCAGCGGCTGGTCCTCGCGGACCTCGCGCGCCGGGCCCCACTCCCCCGCCAGCTCGTCCCACAACCCGAGGACCTGCTCGGCCGGGCCGACCAGCGACGAGCACACGCGCTGCTTGCGCAGGGCCCGGTCGGCGAAGGACCGCAGGGCCGCGGCGTTGCCGCGCAACGGGATCAGGTTCGGGCCGGAGAAGCACAGACCGGGCAGCCGGCCACCGCGGGCGCCGCGGTAGTCGGCGGCCCACAGCTCGCCGCCGAGGCGCCAGGGGTCCAGACCGGCCACCTCGACGCGCGCGCTGACCATGCAACTGGCCACCGGGTCCGCCGCGAGCACGGCGCGGACCACGGGATGATCCCGATCACTGAGCAGCCGTGCACCGGCAAGCCGCAACACATCCACCAGATTGCCAGATGGAGTGGTGGATCGGGAAATCGTGGGGGATCAAGGGGCCCCGCGGTAGGTCCCGAAGGTCCACAGGTTGCCCTCCGGATCGCGGGCGGTGAACGTGTGCGAGCCGTAGTCGGTGTCGTGGAGGGGCGCGACGATCTCCGCGCCGGCCCGGCGCACGCGGTCGTGGATCTCGTCGACGTGGTCGGTGACCACATACGCGGAACCGGCGTTCTTCGTGTCGCCGTGGACCCCGTCGGTGTGGCTGGTGCTGCCGAACATGACGCCGCCGCCCTCGGGCCAGCGCAGCTCGGCGTGGGCGATCTGCCCGTCCTCCCCCGGCACGACGAGCGCCTCGCGGAAGCCGAACACCTCGGTGAGGAACGTCAGGGCGGCGCGCGCGTCGTCGTAGCGGAAGGCGGGCCAGACGGTGGGTGGGTTTTCGCTCATGTCTGCGAGTCTGCGTCCGTCGCGGCGCCCTGGTCTTGGAGGAACGGGAGCTCCTCGGTGATCCAGGTGCGGGGCGTGCACCCGGCCAGTGCGCGCCACTCGTTGGACAGGTGGGCCTGGTCGTAGAAGCCGCAGTCGGCGGCGAGGGTGGCGAGGTCCGTGGGCGCCTCGCGGAGCCTGCTGATGGCGCGTTCGAAGCGCAGCACGCGGGCGGCCTGCTTGGGCGGCAGGCCCAGCTCGCGGCGGAAGCGTTCGGCGAAGTGGCGGCGGCTCCAGCCGACCTCGGCGGCGAGGTCCTCGACGCGGATCAGCCCGCCCGCCGCGGTGAGGCGGCGCCACGCCCAGCCGACCTCCCGGGCGGGCCGGCGGTCGGCGAGGGCGCCGCGGAAGGCGTCGTCGAGGATGCCGAAGCGGTCGTCCCAGGTGGGCGCCTCCGCGAGCCGCTCGGCGAGGCGCTTCGGGCCCAGCTCGCCGAGGTCGACGACGCAACCGGACAGGTCGGCCGCGGAGACCTGGAACAGGGCGGGCACGGCGAGCGGGTCGATCTCGACGTGGATGCCCGACTGGAAGGCGTCCTGGGCGATGAGGGCGGGCGCGGTGTGCATGCCGCCGACCGCGGCGGTGAAGCGGCCCGGCGACTGGTCCGGGCGGGGCATGCCGGTGAAGCGGATCGGCTCGGCGAGGCTGATGACGAGCGTGACATGCCGGGAAGGCAGCCCGCGGTGGGTGCGGAGGGCCACGCCGCGCTGCGTGTAGCCGATGTAGCGCGTGATCGCGGACCGCAACTCCGGGTGCGGCGCGCGAACCTCCCAGTCGGCGGGCATGGGCTCAGAACTCGGTGGTCTCCGACCGGACCGCGAACGGCTCGCCGACCTCGACCGGCTGCCCGAAAGGGACCCGCACGGTGCGGCTGTAGCCGCCCTGGACCGGCTCGACGACGAGGACCGTGTGCTCGGCGGGGACCGGATCAGAGTTGTCCGGGACGGCGTCCCGCGGTACCACGCAGAGGTCCGGCACGTAGATGCTCCCGGTCGCGCGGATACCGACATCCAGCCGTTGGAAGATGCCGCAACCATCCAGCTCGGCCGACGCGAGCGCGTCGTGCACCGAGCTCGCGATCAGGTTGTGCTGTCCGGTGGGTGGCGGGGTCATGCGGATCCCCTCGGCGGCGAGCTCCGGGCGCCGGCCCTCCGGCACCTGGAGTTCACGCCAGATGTCCAGCGCTCGGTTCCAGGCCGTCTCGGGACGTGCGAACGCGGTGCTCATCGACCCACTCCCGTTCTGCCGGGTCCCTCTGCCAGGAGGCTAGCTCACCGTGACGACGGGCGAACCGCTTCCTTCCGCGTCCCCCGCCTCCTCGGCGATCCGCATCGCCTCTTCGATCAGCGTCTCGACGATCTGGTGCTCCGGCACCGTCTTGATGACCTCGCCCTTGACGAAGATCTGGCCCTTGCCGTTGCCGCTCGCCACGCCGAGGTCTGCCTCGCGCGCCTCGCCCGGGCCGTTCACCACGCAGCCCATCACCGCGACGCGCAGCGGGACCTCCATGCCCTCCAGGCCCGCGGTGACCTCGTCGGCCAGCTTGTAGACGTCCACCTGCGCCCGCCCGCACGACGGGCACGACACGATCTCCAGCTTCCGCGGCCGCAGGTTCAGCGACTGCAGGATCTGGATGCCGACCTTGACCTCCTCGACCGGCGGCGCGGACAGCGACACGCGGATGGTGTCGCCGATGCCCTGCCGCAGCAGCGCGCCGAACGCCACCGCCGACTTGATCGTGCCCTGGAACGCCGGGCCGGCCTCGGTGACGCCGAGGTGCAGCGGATAGTCGCACTGCTCGGCGAGGATCTCGTACGCCCGGACCATGATCACCGGGTCGTTGTGCTTGACCGAGATCTTGATGTCGTGGAAGTCGTGCTCGGCGAACAGCGACGCCTCCCACAGCGCCGACTCGGCCAGCGCCTCCGGCGTCGCCTTGCCGTACTTCTTCATCAGCCGCGGGTCCAGCGAACCGGCGTTGACCCCGATCCGGATGGGCGTGCCGTGGTCCTTCGCCGCCTGGGCGATCTCCTTGACCTTGTCGTCGAACTTCTTGATGTTGCCCGGGTTCACGCGCACCGCGGCGCAGCCGGCCTCGATCGCGGCGAACACGTACTTGGGCTGGAAGTGGATGTCCGCGATGACCGGGATCTGCGACTTCTTCGCGATCGCGGGCAACGCCTCGGCGTCGTCCGCGGACGGGCAGGCCACGCGCACGATGTCGCAGCCGGCCGCGGTGAGCTGCGCGATCTGCTGCAGCGTCGCGTTCACGTCCGCGGTCAGGGTGGTCGTCATGGACTGCACCGAGATCGGGTGTTCACTGCCCACGCCGACGTTGCCCACCATGAGCTGGCGCGTCCTGCGGCGCTCGGACAGCACGGGGGCGGGGAGGGCGGGCATACCAAGCTCGACGCTCATCGAATCCTCTACGGCGTGAGACGGGCTGCTGACGTGTCCAGCTTACTCACAGGCCGGGCCCGGCCCGGTGGTGACCAGCCGGAGTGAGTTACCCCGCGTGGGGCCCTGACCTGCGAAGACCGGGCGTTACTGCAGCCTGATCGGGTTGACGATGTCGGCGGTGACGGTGAGCAGGGTTACGGCGCCGCCGATCAGCACCAGCACCACGGTGACCGCGGACAGCTTCGAGTAGTCGACCGGGCCGCCCGCGGCCTTGCCGCGCAGCTTGCGGATCCAGTCGCGGACGCGTTCGTACCAGACGATCGCGATGTGCCCGCCGTCCAGCGGCAGCAGCGGCAGCAGGTTGAACACGCCGACGAAGAAGTTCAGGCTCGCCAGCAGCAGCAGGAACAGCGACCACAGCCCGGCCTCGACGGCCTCGCCGCCGATGCGGCTGGCGCCGACCACGCTGACCGGCGTGTTCGGGTCGCGCTCGCCGCCGAAGATCGAGGACACCACCGCCGGGATGCGCTCCGGGAACTCGATCAGCCGCTGCCAGGTCTGCACGAACATGTCGCCGGTGAACGACGCCGCACCGCCGATCGCGGTGATCGCGTTGTACTCCAGCGTGCGCGGGAAGGTCACGCCGATCGAGCCGACGGTGACGATCTTCTCCGGGCCGCTGGGGTTGGCCGGGTCGGTGACCGGGCGGTCGACGCGCACGACGTCGACGGTCAGCGGCACGATCTGGCCGTTCCGGTCGACCTCGAAGCGGGTGGGACCGGACAGGTTCTGGATCAGGGCCGTGACGTCGGCGTAGGTCTCGGTGCGCTGGCCGTTGACCGAGACGATCTCGTCGCCGGGCTGGATGCCGCCGTTCTTGGCCGGCGCGGCGTCGCCCGGCCGGCACACCGGGTTCGCGTACTCCTCGTCGGTGGTCGCGCTGCGCACGCACTCGGAGACGGACGAGATCTGCGGCTTGCCGACGACCGCGTTGGGCAGGCCCATCGTGGCGGCCATCAGGTACAGGACGACGAAGCCGAGGATGAAGTGCGTGACCGACCCGGCGGCCATCACGACGGTGCGCTTCCAGGTCTTGAAGCGCCACATTGCCCGCGGCGCCTCGTCCGGCGTCACCTCGTCCAGCGCGGTCATGCCGGCGATGTCGCAGAACCCGCCGAGCGGGATCCACTTCAGGCCGTACTCCGTCTCGCCGCGGCGGAAGGAGAACACCTTCGGGCCGAACCCGACGAAGTAGCGGCGGACCTTCATGCCGAACGCCTTGGCGGTCAGCATGTGACCCGCCTCGTGCAGTGCGACGGACACGCAGATGCCCAGCGCGAACAGCACGACTCCGAAAACGTAGGCCACCCGCTACTTCCCTCCGGTCATGATTTCGGCGGCCCGGGCTCGCGCCCACTCCTCGGCCGCCAGTACCTCCGCGACGTCGCCCGGCTCGCGACGCCACTCGTCGGCGGCCTCCACCACCTCGGTAACAGTGTCCACAATCGCCGTGAAGCCCGCGTTCTGCGTCAGGAACGCCTCGACGCACACCTCGTTGGCCGCGTTGTAGACCGCGGGCAGGCAGCCGCCGACGGTCCCGACGTGGCGGGCCAGCTCGACGGCCGGGAAAGCCTCGTTGTCCAGCGGCTCGAACGTCCACTGCGCGGCCTGGTCCCAGCGGCAGGCCGGGGCCGCGCCGGGCACCCGGTCCGGCCAGTTCAGCGCCAGCGCGATGGGCAGGCGCATGTCCGGCGGGCTGGCCTGGGCCAGCGTCGAGCCGTCGGTGAAGGTGATCATCGAGTGCACGATCGACTGCGGGTGGACGACCACGTCGATCTTGTCGCACGGGACGCCGAAGAGCAGGCTCGCCTCGATCAGCTCCAGGCCCTTGTTGACCAGGGTGGCCGAGTTGATGGTGACCAGGCGGCCCATCGCCCAGGTGGGGTGGGCCAGCGCATCCTCGACCGTGACGTTCGCCAGGTCGGCCCGCTTGCGGCCGCGGAACGGCCCGCCGGAGGCGGTCAGCACGAACCGATCGACCTCCTCGGCGCGGCCGCCGCGCAGGGCCTGCGCCATCGCGGAGTGCTCGGAGTCGACCGGGACCAGCTGGCCGGGCTTGGCCTGCTTGAGCACGAGCGGCCCGCCAGCGATCAGCGACTCCTTGTTCGCCAGGGCGAGGGTCGCGCCGGTTTCGAGGGCCTTGAGCGTCGGTTCGAGGCCCTGGGAGCCGGGCAGGCCGTTGAGCACGACGTCGACCCCGACCGCGCCGATCAGCTGGACGACGGCGTCGCGGCCGGCGAAAATGCGCGGCATCTTGAACTCGCCCCGCGAGTAGCCGCGCTTCTGGGCCTCGGCGTACAGCGCGAGCTGCAGGTCCTCGACGACCGTGGGCTTCGTCACGGCCACGGCGTCCACTTCGTGGGCCAGCGCCTGCGCCGCCAGCAGCGCCGGGTCGGACCCGCCCGCGGCGAGGCCCGAGATGCGGAAGAGGTGCTGGTTGCGGGCCGCGACGTCGAGGGCCTGGGTGCCGATCGAGCCGGTCGAGCCGAGCACGAGCACGGTGCGGGGTGCGTTCATCGGGGTCATTGTCGCGAACCCGTCCGAGCGGGTCATCGGCGCGGGGCGGGTCGCGGTGTGGAATCATCCGGTTGGACGTTCGTGCAGGGCCTGGAGGAGTGATCGTGGCGAGCAAGGCGGTCGAGAAGCGGCAGCAGGCCGCTCCGGCGAAGGTGGACCCGCGGGACGAGCCGTCGGCCGAGTGGGGCTGGCACGGCGGGTTCCCGAAGGGCGCGCGCATCGCGGGCTGGATCACGGTCGTCGCGCTGCTGGCGATGATCTACAACAACCACGAGAACAACACCGAGAACGTGTGGCTGATCGCCATCGCGGCCGGCATCGTGATCGGACTGCTGGTGGACATCAAGAAGAAGCGCACGGCCTGGCGCCGCTGACGGCTCTTCCGGAAAGCCCCTCACGACCTCGTCGTGAGGGGCTTCATCGTCTTCGGCGCCCGGGACCCGGACCTGCGGGCGATCAGCCCTCGGCGGCCAGCTGCCCGCACGCGGCGGCGATCTCCTGCCCCCGGGTGTCCCGCACGGTGCACGCCACGCCGCCCTCGTTGACGCGCCGCACGAACTCGCGCTCCACCGGCTTCGGCGAGGCGTCCCACTTCGAGCCGGGCGTCGGGTTGAGCGGGATCAGGTTCACGTGCACCAGCCGGCCCAGGTGCTTGCGCAGCCGCTTCGCGAGCAGGTCCGCCCGCCACGGCTGGTCGTTCACGTCCCGGATCAGCGCGTACTCGATCGACACGCGGCGGCCCGTCGAGTCGGCGTAGTACCGCGCCGCCTCCAGCACCTCGTCCACCGGCCAGCGGTTGTTGACCGGCACCAGCGTGTCGCGCAGCTCGTCGTCCGGGGTGTGCAGCGACACCGCCAGCCGGACCTGCATCTTCTCGTCCGCCAGCCGCCGGATCGCCGGGGCCAGCCCGACCGTCGAGACGGTGACCGATCGCTGCGAGATGCCCAGCCCGTTCGGCGCCGGGTCGGTGATCCGGCGCACCGCGGCCAGCACCCGCTTGTAGTTCGCCAGCGGCTCGCCCATGCCCATGAACACGATGTTCGACAGCCGCCCGGGACCGCCCGGCATCAGGCCGTCCCGCATGACCGCCGCGGCCGAGCGCACCTGGTCGACGATCTCCGCGGTGGACAGGTTGCGGGTGAGCCCTGCCTGGCCGGTCGCGCAGAACGGGCACGCCATGCCGCAGCCGGCCTGGCTGGAGATGCACAGCGTCGCCCGGTCCGGATAGCGCATGAGGACGCTCTCCAGCAGCGTGCCGTCGTGCGCACGCCACAACGTCTTGCGCGTCGCGCCGTCGTCGCAGGCCACCGCGCGCACCTCGGTCAGCAGCGGCGGCATGAGTTCGGACACCAGCCGTTCCCGCGACGCGGCCGGGATGTCGGTCATCGCGGCGGGGTCGGCGGTCAGGCGGGCGAAGTAGTGGTTCGACAGCTGCTTGGCGCGGAACGGCTTCTCGCCGAGGTCGCTGACGGCCGCCGCGCGTTCGGCGGCGGTCAGGTCGGCGAGGTGGCGAGGCGGCATCCCGCGCCGGGGAGCCTCGAAGAGCAGCGGCAATGTCGACACAACCACACATTGTCCCACGCCAGCACTGGGGGAACCCGCGCCGGGGTGCGCGAACCGGGTGGAAAACCCCGAATGCGCGGCACAAATCGAGCAGCATCACCTCTCCGGAAGCGCTCACCGCGCTGACCGGGTTCGCCGGTATAGACAAGGCCGACGCCACCATTTCCGCGCTGAACATCGGTGCACCGAACGCGACCCCGGCGCAGTTCAACGTCGCGGACCCGCCCGCGTGATCAAGGACATCCCGATCCAGGCCGGCCGGCCCGCTGAAGGTCGGCCGCGGACTTCCGGATCAACGGCAGCACCCAGACGATCCGGGTCACCTGCGCCACCCCGTCTCCGCAGGTCATCCTGGTCGACAACCCGGTGACCTGACATCGGGTTTGCCTTCCGACTGTTTCCGATATATCGTGAGCATGTCGGAACAGTACGGAAGGAGACCGACATGAGACACGGACATTTCCCCCCGCCGCACGGACGGCCCGCCTTCGGCCCGTTCGCCCGCGGTGGTTTCGGAGAGTTCCCCCCGGGCTGGGGCCCGGGCGGTCCGCGTGGCGAGTTCCGGGGGCGCGGCCCCCGTGGCCCGCACCGCGGGCGGCGAGGACGGCGGGGCGACGTACGCGCCGCCATCCTCGCGCTGCTGGCCGAGCAGCCAAGGCACGGTTACGAGATCATCAG
The window above is part of the Amycolatopsis thermoflava N1165 genome. Proteins encoded here:
- a CDS encoding helix-turn-helix domain-containing protein codes for the protein MPADWEVRAPHPELRSAITRYIGYTQRGVALRTHRGLPSRHVTLVISLAEPIRFTGMPRPDQSPGRFTAAVGGMHTAPALIAQDAFQSGIHVEIDPLAVPALFQVSAADLSGCVVDLGELGPKRLAERLAEAPTWDDRFGILDDAFRGALADRRPAREVGWAWRRLTAAGGLIRVEDLAAEVGWSRRHFAERFRRELGLPPKQAARVLRFERAISRLREAPTDLATLAADCGFYDQAHLSNEWRALAGCTPRTWITEELPFLQDQGAATDADSQT
- a CDS encoding VOC family protein, producing MSENPPTVWPAFRYDDARAALTFLTEVFGFREALVVPGEDGQIAHAELRWPEGGGVMFGSTSHTDGVHGDTKNAGSAYVVTDHVDEIHDRVRRAGAEIVAPLHDTDYGSHTFTARDPEGNLWTFGTYRGAP
- a CDS encoding mycothione reductase; its protein translation is MPHYDLVIVGTGSGNSILDPRFAGWKTAIVEKGVFGGTCLNVGCIPTKMFVHAADVAATPSVASRFGVDETLDKVRWTDVRDRIFGRIDPIAEGGREYRKSHEDNAGVTVYEGQGRFTGHKELTVSFADGRPDEVVTADKFVLAAGGRPVVPDLPGLEDVRYHTSDTVMRLDALPARMVIIGSGFIAAEFAHVFRSFGVEVTLVARSGALLRSEDFDISERFTELAAQRFDVRLNRKAVRVRPSGTGVAVELEGPAGAETVEADELLIAIGRRPNTDLLDVAATGVTTTETGHVVVDDHQETAVEGIYALGDISSPYELKHVANHEARVVQHNLLNPESPITADHRFVPHAVFTSPQIASVGLTEQEARERGVEYVTSKQDYAGIAYGWAMEDTSGFAKLLADPSTGQLIGAHIIGPQAPTVIQPLIQAMSFGLDAKSMARGQYWIHPAMPELIENALLNLPL
- a CDS encoding M50 family metallopeptidase; protein product: MAYVFGVVLFALGICVSVALHEAGHMLTAKAFGMKVRRYFVGFGPKVFSFRRGETEYGLKWIPLGGFCDIAGMTALDEVTPDEAPRAMWRFKTWKRTVVMAAGSVTHFILGFVVLYLMAATMGLPNAVVGKPQISSVSECVRSATTDEEYANPVCRPGDAAPAKNGGIQPGDEIVSVNGQRTETYADVTALIQNLSGPTRFEVDRNGQIVPLTVDVVRVDRPVTDPANPSGPEKIVTVGSIGVTFPRTLEYNAITAIGGAASFTGDMFVQTWQRLIEFPERIPAVVSSIFGGERDPNTPVSVVGASRIGGEAVEAGLWSLFLLLLASLNFFVGVFNLLPLLPLDGGHIAIVWYERVRDWIRKLRGKAAGGPVDYSKLSAVTVVLVLIGGAVTLLTVTADIVNPIRLQ
- a CDS encoding CynX/NimT family MFS transporter yields the protein MTVNDEASVQEKTRVPASRVLIGTGLLGVAVLLAALNLRPAVTSVGAVLDEMQDTLGASATWAGALTTMPGLCFALAGLTAPLVARRLGIAAAVALALALLAGGLMLRVLDGPLVVLGGTLIGTAGIALANVLIPVVVKESFATRIGLMTGLYTGALQAGGALGSALTPPLDSAFGGWRPGLGSWAVLAVAALVLWLVAARTRPGGPTSAENATAARSLFRSPLAWVVTIFFGMQACLAYIVMGWLPQVLMDAGVNRADAGLLMGLVSLLGLPVSLIVPPLAAKRGSQSGWILLLGVFGIAGVIGLMVAPEAAPLLWSIFLGIGMAVFSLALTTIALRARTGAETAKLSAMAQGIGYLLAAVGPFLFGLLHDVTHGWSVPFAMLLAVVAGQMVFGFFAGRPRYV
- the ispG gene encoding flavodoxin-dependent (E)-4-hydroxy-3-methylbut-2-enyl-diphosphate synthase, with product MSVELGMPALPAPVLSERRRTRQLMVGNVGVGSEHPISVQSMTTTLTADVNATLQQIAQLTAAGCDIVRVACPSADDAEALPAIAKKSQIPVIADIHFQPKYVFAAIEAGCAAVRVNPGNIKKFDDKVKEIAQAAKDHGTPIRIGVNAGSLDPRLMKKYGKATPEALAESALWEASLFAEHDFHDIKISVKHNDPVIMVRAYEILAEQCDYPLHLGVTEAGPAFQGTIKSAVAFGALLRQGIGDTIRVSLSAPPVEEVKVGIQILQSLNLRPRKLEIVSCPSCGRAQVDVYKLADEVTAGLEGMEVPLRVAVMGCVVNGPGEAREADLGVASGNGKGQIFVKGEVIKTVPEHQIVETLIEEAMRIAEEAGDAEGSGSPVVTVS
- a CDS encoding GNAT family N-acetyltransferase; the encoded protein is MLRLAGARLLSDRDHPVVRAVLAADPVASCMVSARVEVAGLDPWRLGGELWAADYRGARGGRLPGLCFSGPNLIPLRGNAAALRSFADRALRKQRVCSSLVGPAEQVLGLWDELAGEWGPAREVREDQPLMAMDAQPAVEPDPLVRPVRPDELERYLPAAISMFIEEVGVDPRAGDGGVSYRARVAELISSGRAFARFENGEVVFKAEIGAMSRSVGQIQGVWVRPDRRGHGLGTSGTAAVVSRLVNGLGRTASLYVNSFNSPALAAYRRIGFSQVGRYATVLF
- the map gene encoding type I methionyl aminopeptidase; the encoded protein is MSLRAPLTPGVQTPRRPVPASIPRPEYVDKPAPKRDTGNGVRTPEVIEAMRVAGKIAAQALEEGGKAVKPGNTTDDVDKVVHEFLLDHNAYPSTLGYRGFPKSCCTSLNEVICHGIPDSTVIQDGDICNIDVTAYIGGVHGDTNATFCAGDVSEEVRLLVERTHEATMRAIKAVRPGRQLNVIGRVIESYAKRFGYGVVRDFTGHGVGPAFHTAPTVLHYEDPSVTTVIEEGMTFTIEPMITLGAIDYDIWDDDWTVTTKDKSWTAQFEHTLVVTATGAEILTLP
- a CDS encoding Uma2 family endonuclease; the protein is MSTAFARPETAWNRALDIWRELQVPEGRRPELAAEGIRMTPPPTGQHNLIASSVHDALASAELDGCGIFQRLDVGIRATGSIYVPDLCVVPRDAVPDNSDPVPAEHTVLVVEPVQGGYSRTVRVPFGQPVEVGEPFAVRSETTEF
- a CDS encoding FadR/GntR family transcriptional regulator — translated: MPLATTRRTGLVDQVIGQLRDAIAQGEWPIGQRIPTEAALAESLGVGRNTVREAVRALAHSGLLEVRQGDGTYVRATSEVSGAIRRLCGSELREVLGVRRALEVEAARLAATVRTDEELAAITELLDRRDAAYRVEEIETYVRADTEFHLAVVRAAHNDLLTELYRGILEAVTASVAATTDTRLPESEAIGHRGLLEAIAARDAERAMAEAAGFLDSLIREA